One window of Lagenorhynchus albirostris chromosome 16, mLagAlb1.1, whole genome shotgun sequence genomic DNA carries:
- the ZNF503 gene encoding zinc finger protein 503 yields MSTAPSLSALRSSKHSGGGSGSADPAWTSALSGNSSGSGPGPGSSPAGSTKPFVHAVPPSDPLRQANRLPIKVLKMLTARTGHILHPEYLQPLPSTPVSPIELDAKKSPLALLAQTCSQIGKPDPSPSSKLSSVASNGGGAGGAGGGAGGDKDAKSGPLKMSDIGVEDKSSFKPYSKPGSDKKEPGGGGGGGGGGGGGGGGVSAEKSGFRVPSATCQPFTPRTGSPSSSASACSPGGMLPSAGGGPEGKDDKKDPEAGGGGGGSKGSGGASAEGGPTGLAHGRISCGGGINVDVNQHPDGGPGGKALGSDCGGSSGSGSGPSAPTSSSVLGSGLVAPVSPYKPGQTVFPLPPAGMTYPGSLAGAYAGYPPQFLPHGVALDPTKPGSLVGAQLAAAAAGSLGCSKPAGSSPLAGASPPSVMTASLCRDPYCLSYHCASHLAGAAAASASCAHDPAAAAAALKSGYPLVYPTHPLHGVHSSLTAAAAAGATPPSLAGHPLYPYGFMLPNDPLPHICNWVSANGPCDKRFATSEELLSHLRTHTAFPGTDKLLSGYPSSSSLASAAAAAMACHMHIPTSGAPGSPGTLALRSPHHALGLSSRYHPYSKSPLPTPGAPVPVPAATGPYYSPYALYGQRLTTASALGYQ; encoded by the exons ATGAGCACAGCGCCCTCGCTTTCTGCCTTAAGAAGCAGTAAGcacagcggcggcggcagcggcagcgcgGACCCTGCCTGGACCAGCGCGCTCTCTGGAAATAGCTCCGGCTCCGGCCCCGGCCCAGGCTCGTCCCCGGCCGGCAGCACCAAGCCTTTTGTGCACGCCGTGCCCCCCTCTGACCCTCTCCGCCAGGCTAACCGCTTGCCCATCAAGGTGCTGAAGATGCTGACGGCACGGACTGGCCACATTTTGCACCCCGAGTACCTGCAGCCCCTGCCTTCCACTCCCGTCAGCCCCATAGAG CTTGATGCCAAGAAGAGCCCGCTGGCGCTGTTGGCCCAAACATGCTCGCAGATCGGGAAGCCCGACCCCTCGCCCTCGTCCAAACTCTCCTCGGTCGCCTCCAACGGGGGAGGCGCGGGTGGTGCTGGCGGCGGCGCCGGGGGCGACAAGGACGCAAAGTCGGGCCCCCTCAAGATGAGCGACATCGGCGTGGAGGACAAGTCGAGTTTCAAGCCGTACTCCAAACCCGGCTCGGATAAGAAGGAgccgggaggcggcggcggcggaggcgggggcggcgggggcggcggcgggggggtTTCGGCGGAGAAGTCAGGATTCCGGGTACCGAGCGCCACCTGCCAGCCATTCACGCCCAGGACAGGCAGCCCAAGCTCCAGCGCCTCGGCCTGCTCGCCAGGAGGCATGCTGCCTTCGGCCGGGGGCGGCCCGGAGGGCAAGGACGACAAGAAGGACCCCGAGGcgggcggcggcggtggcggcagcAAGGGCTCCGGGGGCGCCTCGGCCGAAGGGGGACCCACGGGGTTGGCGCACGGCCGGATTAGCTGTGGCGGCGGGATTAATGTGGACGTGAACCAGCACCCAGATGGGGGCCCCGGGGGCAAGGCTCTAGGCTCGGACTGTGGCGGCTCATCGGGCTCCGGCTCCGGCCCCAGCGCGCCCACCTCCTCCTCGGTGTTGGGCTCTGGGCTGGTGGCGCCCGTGTCGCCCTACAAGCCGGGCCAGACAGTGTTCCCTCTGCCTCCCGCGGGCATGACctacccaggcagcctggctgggGCCTACGCCGGCTACCCGCCCCAGTTCCTGCCACACGGGGTGGCGCTCGACCCCACCAAGCCGGGCAGCCTGGTGGGGGCGCAGctggcggcggccgcggcgggcTCTCTGGGCTGCAGTAAGCCCGCCGGCTCGAGCCCCTTGGCCGGAGCGTCGCCGCCGTCCGTGATGACAGCCAGTTTGTGCCGGGACCCGTACTGCCTCAGCTACCACTGCGCCAGCCACCTGGCTGGGGCGGCGGCAGCCAGCGCGTCGTGCGCTCACGATCCAGCCGCGGCGGCTGCGGCTCTCAAGTCCGGATACCCGCTGGTGTACCCCACGCACCCTCTGCACGGCGTGCACTCATCGCTAACCGCTGCCGCGGCTGCCGGCGCCACACCGCCCTCTCTGGCCGGCCACCCCCTCTACCCCTACGGCTTCATGCTCCCTAACGACCCACTCCCCCACATCTGCAACTGGGTGTCGGCCAACGGGCCTTGCGACAAGCGCTTCGCTACGTCCGAAGAGCTGCTGAGCCACTTGCGGACCCATACGGCCTTCCCCGGGACAGACAAACTGTTGTCGGGCTACCCCAGCTCTTCGTCTCTGGCCAGCGCTGCAGCGGCCGCCATGGCTTGCCACATGCACATCCCCACGTCGGGCGCCCCGGGCAGCCCCGGGACGCTGGCGCTGCGCAGCCCTCACCACGCGCTGGGACTCAGCAGCCGCTACCACCCCTACTCCAAGAGCCCGCTCCCCACGCCCGGCGCTCCCGTGCCCGTGCCCGCCGCCACCGGACCCTACTACTCCCCCTACGCCCTCTACGGACAGAGACTGACCACGGCCTCCGCGCTGGGGTACCAGTGA